The Pirellulales bacterium genome includes the window TGCTGGTGGGCGGTGCCGATCTCGACCCGCGCCGCGACGGGTTCATGTTGCATCCGTCGATGCGGCTGCTCGACCCGCGCCGCGAGGAATTCGACCGCATGCTGACCCGGCTCTCCGTGCAGCGCCGGATGCCGGTGTTGGCGATCGGCGTCGGGATGCAGCTCTTGAACCTCACGGCCGGCGGCAATCTGTTCTTGCACGTGCCCGAGGATCTGCCCAAGGCCCTGCCGCACAAGGACCCGCTCGACCCGAATCACCGCCACGGCCTGGAAGTGGTGCCGGGCACGCTGATGGAGCGCGTCTTCGGCGAGGGCGAGGTGCGCGTCAACAGCATGCACCACATGGCGATCGACCAGCTTGCGCCTGGCTTCATCGTCTCGGCCCGCGCCCCGGACGGCGTGATCGAAGCGATCGAGAGCGACGATCCGTCGTGGACGGCCTTTGGCACGCAATTCCATCCGGAAGCGGCCAGCGCCTCGGCCCTCGATCAGCGGATCTTCGAGGAATTCGTCGCGGCAATCCGCGGCGTCGTACTGACGGTGATGGACGAAAGCCTCGCGGCGTAGGCCTGCGAAAAGGTCCCTCTTCGGTCCTGAATACAGGCGCAGCGCACGGCAGCAGGCCGTGCGCTGCGTTTTTTTCGTCTCGGGCGACTAGGCTACCTGCGTGCCTAACTGCCCGAGCAGGGCCTTGATCCACGAGTGAATTCCCGGCCAGGCCGGCCCGGTGATCAGGTTGCCATCGACGTGCACGTTGTCCAGGCTCGGCGACGGCTCGACCCAACGGGCCCCAGCCGCGACGACGTCGGGTTTCACTGCCGGATAGGCCGTGCACGAGCGGCCGCGCAGCACGTCGGCCGCCACGAGAATTTGCGGCCCGTGGCAAATGGCCGCCAGCGGCTTCTTGCCGCCGGCGAAGGCCTGCGCGATCTCGATCACCCGCGGATTCATCCGCAGATACTCGGGGCTGCGTCCGCCCGGAATGACCAGGGCGTCGTAGTCCTCGACTTTGACCTGGGAGAAGTTGGCGTTGAGCACGAAATTGTGCCCGCGCTTTTCGCTATACGTCTGATCCCCTTCGAAGTCGTGGATCGCGGTCGGCACCGACTGGCCAGCCTGTTTGTCGGGGCATACCGTATCGACGCGATGGCCAACCAGCAGCAACATCTGGTACGGGACCATCACCTCGTAGTCCTCTACGAAATCGCCGATGAGCATCAGGATTCGCTTCGACATTCCCGGCAGCCCTTTCTTGCGAGCACTTCGCGCGGCCCGGCGAGCCGCGAAGAAAAACAGACAAAACAAATTGGGGAATCTACGTCACGATTGCCGATAGGTGAATTCGGGCGCTCGAGCAAGACCTGAAGGACCACGTTCCCGACAGGTCGGCGACGGCGCGTGGCGCGATCACTCCCCTTCCTTCTGCTTGCGCACGATGGGTTTCTCCGCCATGATCAGTGCGACAAGACCTCAGTTGGTGATCGTAGCCCGCGCGCATTGCGGCCGACAAGAAGGTACGTGGGAATTCACCCTACGGACTGCCGATGGTGAAGAGGTCTTCAAGGCCGGCGATGTCGAGCCCGGGGTCACCGGCGAGCGGCTCGAGCTGCTCACGGTCGTCCGGGCGCTCGAAGCGCTCGACCAGGCCTCGTGCGTAACGGTGATCACCGACAGCCGGTACGTCGACCGGGGCGTGCTCCACGGTTTGGCCGAATGGCGCCGGCAAGGGTGGATCTGGGAATGCTTTGGCGAGTGGACACCCGTGAAGAACAGTGACCTCTGGCAACGGCTCGATCGGGCCTTGGAAGTTCACCAGGTGACGTTCCGCCGGCTGCGGATCGACGCCCCGCATGCCCTGCACGGAACGCACCGCCCAACCGATTCGCATCGCGATCGGGTGCGGCTCGAGCGCCCGAACCCTGCCGCGCGAACCTCGGCGCGGCCCGACGAGCCGCTCGCGAAGCGTCGCCTGCGGCCTGCCCCGGTAGCTCGGCGGGACGCTCCTGCCGTCGAGCACGCCGAGTTGCTGGCCCCGTTGCGCCGGGTTTTGAATCGCATTCTCGACGGCCTCGCCCCCGCCTGACCACGCCAAACCGCCCGCCGCCCTGAATCGCAAGTCGTTCGCTGCCAAAGACTTGTCGTCCGGTGCGTCCAAACGGCCCCTGGACGACATCCGCCCGGCAATCGACAATCGCCACCAACACAAGATGTGCATCAAGGAGGTTCCGATGCGGACGAGCGTCGGCCTGGACATGATTGGTCAATTGGTCGAAGGCCGCCACGAGAACCCGGCAGCCGTGCTGGGTCCGCATGAGATCGAGGCCGAAGGCCGGCGAGCGCTGGCCGTGCGGGCGTGGTTGCCGCATGTCCGCCAGGCGTGGGTCCTCGACCATGCCCATGCGGGCGCGGTCCGGCCGATGCGGCGGATACATCCGGCAGGATTGTTCGAAGCGATTTGCCCCTGGGACGAGCGTCGTAGCCCCGCGAGGTATCAATTGCAGACAGCTAACGAAGACGGCACCAAGGCGATCATGCACGACCCCTACGCGTTCCCCTGCGCCCTGACCGACTACGACCTTTACTTGCTGGCCGAAGGCCGCCACTGGCGCAGCTACGAGAAACTCGGGGCCCACCTGCGCACCTTCGATGGCGTGACGGGCGTGCAATTCGCCGTCTGGGCGCCCAACGCCACGAGCGTGAGCGTCGTCGGCGACTTCAACCAATGGGACGGCCGTCGCCATCCCATGAAGAAACACATCCCCAGCGGCTTCTGGGAAGTGTTCATTCCCAATGTGCCCGAAGGCGCGCTCTACAAGTACCAACTGCGCCACGGTGGGGAATTGTTCGAAAAGTCCGACCCTTACGGATTTGGCGCCGAGGTGCCGCCGCGCACGGCCTCGAAGGTGGTCAACCTCGAGGCGTACCAATGGAAAGACGCCGACTGGCTGGCCCGTCGTCCGGTGGGGCAGGCCCTGAACCGGCCGATGAGCTTCTACGAAGTGCACCTGGGTAGCTGGAAACGGCCCGGCGACAATCCGAACGGCTGGCTCGACTACCGCGAACTGGCGCATCAACTAGTGGCGCATTGCCGCGAAAACGGCTATACGCACCTCGAGCTGTTGCCGGTGAGCGAGCACCCCTTCTCCGGCAGCTGGGGCTATCAGACGGTCGGCTACTATGCCGCCACGAGCCGCTACGGTTCGCCCGAAGATTTCATGTACTTCGTCGATTACTGCCACCAGCACGACATCGGCGTGTTGATCGACTGGGTCCCGGCTCACTTCCCGCGCGACGGCCACGGCCTGCGCCGCTTCGATGGCACGGCCCTCTACGAGCATGCCGATCCGCGCCAGGGCGAGCACCGCGATTGGGGGACGCTGATCTTCAACTACGGCCGCAACGAGGTGGCCAACTTCCTGCTCTCCAATGCCCTGTTCTGGTGCGAGAAGTACCACATCGACGGGCTGCGCGTCGACGCGGTCGCGTCGATGCTGTATCTCGACTACAGCCGCGAGCCGGGCGATTGGATTCCCAACGAATTCGGCGGCCGCGAGAACCTGCAGGCCGTGTCGTTCATCAAAACGTTCAACGAGCAAGTGCATACCCAATACCCCGGCGTGTTGACCGTGGCCGAAGAATCCACGGCCTGGGCCGGCGTGTCGCGGCCAACCTACGTCGGCGGTCTGGGCTTCAGCCTGAAGTGGAATATGGGCTGGATGAACGACACGCTGCGCTACATGCGCAAGCAGGCGATTCACCGCGCCTTCCACCACGACGAACTGACCTTCAGCCTGATCTACGCGTTCCACGAAAACTTCGTGCTGGCCCTGTCGCACGACGAAGTCGTGCACGGTAAGGGGTCGCTCCTCGATCAGATGCCCGGCGACTTGTGGCAGAAATTTGCCAACCTGCGGCTGCTCTACGGCTACATGTGGACGCACCCGGGCAAGAAGCTGCTGTTCATGGGTGACGATTTCGGCCAGTGGAACGAGTGGAACTACGACACGTCGCTCCAGTGGGACCTGATGCAATGGGACACGCACCAGGGGCTGCAGCGCATGGTCGGTGACCTGAACAAACTCTATTGCCGCGAGCCGGCCTTGTACGAGGTCGACTTCGACCACACCGGCTTCGAGTGGATCGACTGCCACAACAACCGCGAGAGCGTGCTGGCCTGGTTGCGCCGCGCGAGCGATCCGCAGGACTTCGTCGTCGTGGCCCACAACTTCACGCCCGTACCGCGCCAGGAACACCGCATCGGCGTACCCTGGGGCGGCTGGTACGAAGAGATCTTCAACACCGATTCGGCCTACTACGGCGGCAGCAACCTGGGCAACGGTCCGGGGCGGATGGCCGACGAGATTCCCTGGCACGATCGACCCTACTCGTTGAAGGTCACGCTGCCTCCCTTGGCGACGATCATCTTCAAGCCTAAGCAGTAGCGCCCCCCCGAAGGCACTAAGCCGATCTGAGTCCAAGCAGGCGTAAAGCTTGCGGCCGGTTATTCCTTTGCCGGCACGGCACGGTTCAGGCTTGCGAAATATTCATTCCCCCGCACCGTTCGCGTGTAGGCAAACGCCGGCACCTTCGTAAAATCAAACGAAGGAGTGTGCTCTCGGTCGTTTGCCGCGGGGTGCCTCGAAAAACGGCTTGCAGATGCAAGCCGCCGCCCGCCTCTTCGGGCCACCTCGCTGACCATCTTTTTTCTTGGGTAGCCGACGGGGGAATGCCTCCGGCCGTCGCCCAGCGAGGTATCTAATGTTGCCCGACGTCGTCTTTCGTCTGTGCCGACGCTCGATCATGGTTGCGGCGATTGGGTGCAGCGTGCTCGCCACCGCCAGAGTAAGTTTCGCGCAACATGGCGGCCATGGTGGTGGGCACGGGGGCGGCGGCGGGCATGCCGGAGGTTTCAGCGGTGGCGGTGGACATGCCGGAGGCTTCGGCGGAGGCGGTGGACACCATGGCGGCTTCAGCGGCGGTGGCTTCAGCGGCGGACATCACGGCGGGTTCAGCATGGGCCCCTCGCATGCCTACAGCGGCGGATACCACGGTGGATTCAGCGGTGGCGGCGGCTCAATCGCTGGCCCCTCGTTCCATGGTGGCAATGTGTATCACGGTCCCTCGGGCGGCGGCGTGCAAGGCGGCAACTTCGGCGCGTTTCGCGGCGGCTCGCAGCATCACCACCTGGGCGGTTCAACGCCCGGCGGCGCCGGCAACCTGGGTAGCGCGTTTCCAGGCGGCGCTCATTACGGCCACCGGCCCAGCACCGGAATGCCGGGTGGAAGCACCGCGCCTCAAGCGTTCAGCCATCGTCACCCGGTGATGACTTCGCCGGCGGGTAGCACCGCGGGCAACCAACCCTCGGCGATGCATCATCACCACGGCAGCCCCGGCGGAGTCGCGGGCCACGCTTGGCATCATCCGGGCAGCGCCTTCACGCCCGGCCAGGGGCCAGGCGGTGCAGGCCACGGACCTAACAGCCATTTGCCGGGCAGCTTTGTTCACCGGCATTTTCCTGCTGGCGGGACCTACGCTCATCACCATCATCCGCAGTCGCACCCACCGTACCAT containing:
- a CDS encoding gamma-glutamyl-gamma-aminobutyrate hydrolase family protein, whose translation is MKSKPLIGINADYRAAAKDSPAFSFVAAGYVDRIIAAGGIPVVLPPLAEEDDIQQLLDTLEGVVLVGGADLDPRRDGFMLHPSMRLLDPRREEFDRMLTRLSVQRRMPVLAIGVGMQLLNLTAGGNLFLHVPEDLPKALPHKDPLDPNHRHGLEVVPGTLMERVFGEGEVRVNSMHHMAIDQLAPGFIVSARAPDGVIEAIESDDPSWTAFGTQFHPEAASASALDQRIFEEFVAAIRGVVLTVMDESLAA
- a CDS encoding DJ-1/PfpI family protein; translation: MSKRILMLIGDFVEDYEVMVPYQMLLLVGHRVDTVCPDKQAGQSVPTAIHDFEGDQTYSEKRGHNFVLNANFSQVKVEDYDALVIPGGRSPEYLRMNPRVIEIAQAFAGGKKPLAAICHGPQILVAADVLRGRSCTAYPAVKPDVVAAGARWVEPSPSLDNVHVDGNLITGPAWPGIHSWIKALLGQLGTQVA
- the glgB gene encoding 1,4-alpha-glucan branching protein GlgB, producing the protein MRTSVGLDMIGQLVEGRHENPAAVLGPHEIEAEGRRALAVRAWLPHVRQAWVLDHAHAGAVRPMRRIHPAGLFEAICPWDERRSPARYQLQTANEDGTKAIMHDPYAFPCALTDYDLYLLAEGRHWRSYEKLGAHLRTFDGVTGVQFAVWAPNATSVSVVGDFNQWDGRRHPMKKHIPSGFWEVFIPNVPEGALYKYQLRHGGELFEKSDPYGFGAEVPPRTASKVVNLEAYQWKDADWLARRPVGQALNRPMSFYEVHLGSWKRPGDNPNGWLDYRELAHQLVAHCRENGYTHLELLPVSEHPFSGSWGYQTVGYYAATSRYGSPEDFMYFVDYCHQHDIGVLIDWVPAHFPRDGHGLRRFDGTALYEHADPRQGEHRDWGTLIFNYGRNEVANFLLSNALFWCEKYHIDGLRVDAVASMLYLDYSREPGDWIPNEFGGRENLQAVSFIKTFNEQVHTQYPGVLTVAEESTAWAGVSRPTYVGGLGFSLKWNMGWMNDTLRYMRKQAIHRAFHHDELTFSLIYAFHENFVLALSHDEVVHGKGSLLDQMPGDLWQKFANLRLLYGYMWTHPGKKLLFMGDDFGQWNEWNYDTSLQWDLMQWDTHQGLQRMVGDLNKLYCREPALYEVDFDHTGFEWIDCHNNRESVLAWLRRASDPQDFVVVAHNFTPVPRQEHRIGVPWGGWYEEIFNTDSAYYGGSNLGNGPGRMADEIPWHDRPYSLKVTLPPLATIIFKPKQ